Proteins encoded in a region of the Xiphophorus couchianus chromosome 11, X_couchianus-1.0, whole genome shotgun sequence genome:
- the uimc1 gene encoding BRCA1-A complex subunit RAP80 isoform X4 — translation MRGRGRHSSSPSSATQQQSRMALRKKLAQNVSSDSQQDENTQEDIASTDTESRDEFSSLLRSTSLAREKRRRERKNHSRRKEMTEDEEMDLALQLSKQEASNTALRQQQEDENVMKAIQESMVNQTQPGLKSPNKHLLDGVPQSTGSRRKLSYSNGERMPEEGGMNSGAVGPGDEIITRRKKRRKQAGSPLMGIPELSQTQKVSSENSPSITEPVSAHLDSPQSSDSTDIEDSQLQMSPVFPLTGCRADVHVSRLNLDVVEACKSSGPVFPGDDMGRERHLEQSPTFVKSPVFGRTADCSNHPACENTELSFSSQESSNPTVRSGSPQSPVFHKSPSGQSSFCKDPRRGQVERRDERSTSPAELQRTDQQLRASDRDQSPSGCRKDIKSGGCPTAECNRHSPKSEEVNENCEGWTSAETELTSDMTLIWSEQEEDDITPVGSLSPVFPEEKAAVPADNQLGSSPNHVLTASQEPSGPDCSLKPQKCSSQPPTSALHPVSRQEEVRRASPQRGEPSDRQTIHYYWGVPFCPRGLDPDTYTKVIMAQMEVYEKSLKEAQRGLLRKAEWGEAIQSEPQNSISPEASAGSPQPCVSRRRGLRLRGSKRSEVADFLPEEEEERKDEGEEEQQEEEGNKESDEVQMDTDDCEVCPETQLSDNNSTKDLSLGADAETQVSPLLEPSQKDPELPEIKMILRDDSPIRDESQEPEPNMKNSKIEGNVSGPGEDAGGQTARRVKKVKSRKNPEVEKMEDRSLQRSECLELEASIIPHSPEASVDCPICQGSFPVNEIEMHAAYCDGEVAMVDQRRPESQGFLDLLKPRRKRMKRTEVVSEETTQPSDICRNQEKCYICQKSVPLRDYSRHTELCLQRGTVSRRGSLLSALEKTESRDSGAGTSGAKPQPEAVIDLRDDDEEDEEVSAYRISNSPIRSFTPISEATGCLIDFRKQQRPKKPSQKRR, via the exons atgagaggaagaggaagacacTCTTCATCACCGTCGTCAG CGACACAGCAGCAGAGCAGGATGGCTCTGAGGAAGAAGCTGGCTCAGAACGTTTCCTCTGATAGCCAACAGGATGAAAACACCCAGGAGGACATAGCTTCTACCGACACAGAAAGCAGG GATGAGTTCTCGTCTTTGCTTCGGTCAACATCATTAGCACGAGAGAAACGCCGAAGGGAGAGGAAGAACCACTCCAGACGAAAAG AGATGACTGAGGATGAGGAGATGGACCTGGCGCTACAACTCAGCAAACAGGAAGCCAGCAACACAGCACTGAGACAGCAGCAGGAGGATGAGAATGTGATGAAGGCCATTCAGGAGAGC ATGGTCAACCAGACACAACCTGGTCTGAAGTCTCCAAATAAACATCTGCTTGATGGCGTCCCCCAGAGCACCGGCTCTCGACGAAAACTCTCATACTCTAACGGGGAGAGGATGCCAGAGGAGGGTGGCATGAACTCAG gagcTGTTGGACCAGGAGATGAAATTATTACCAGGAGAAAGAAGCGGAGAAAACAAGCTGGCAGTCCTCTAATGGGAATACCAGAATTGTCACAGACTCAGAAAGTTTCCTCTGAGAATTCTCCCAGTATCACAGAACCGGTCTCCGCTCATCTGGACTCTCCGCAG AGCTCCGACTCAACGGATATTGAAGACTCCCAGCTCCAGATGTCTCCAGTCTTCCCGCTGACCGGCTGCAGAGCGGATGTTCATGTCAGTCGCCTCAACCTGGATGTAGTGGAAGCCTGCAAGAGCTCTGG TCCTGTGTTCCCAGGAGATGACATGGGCCGTGAAAGACACCTGGAGCAGAGCCCCACATTTGTTAAGAGTCCAGTTTTTGGCAGGACTGCTGACTGCTCTAATCATCCTGCCTGTGAAAATACAGAGCTCAGCTTCTCCTCTCAGGAGAGTTCAAATCCCACTGTGAGGTCTGGCTCCCCCCAGAGCCCTGTGTTCCATAAAAGCCCCTCAGGACAGTCTTCATTCTGTAAAGATCCCCGCCGAGGGCAGGTGGAGCGGAGAGATGAGCGGTCAACAAGCCCCGCTGAACTGCAAAGGACCGACCAGCAGCTCCGAGCTTCTGACCGTGACCAGAGTCCTTCTGGCTGCAGGaag GACATAAAGTCTGGCGGCTGTCCAACTGCCGAGTGCAACAGACATTCGCCGAAGTCAG AAGAGGTGAATGAAAACTGCGAAGGCTGGACTTCTGCAGAGACGGAGCTGACAAGCGACATGACGCTGATCTGGTcagaacaggaggaagatgataTTACG CCTGTTGGTTCTCTCAGCCCAGTCTTCCCTGAGGAGAAAGCTGCTGTTCCAGCAGACAATCAGTTGGGATCATCCCCGAATCATGTATTGACGGCTTCCCAAGAACCGTCCGGGCCAGACTGCAG CCTGAAACCCCAGAAATGTTCGTCACAGCCACCCACCTCGGCCTTGCATCCTGTGAGCAGACAGGAGGAGGTCCGCAGGGCGTCGCCCCAGCGTGGGGAGCCTTCAGACAGACAGACCATCCACTACTACTGGGGGGTTCCCTTCTGTCCAAGAGGCCTGGACCCAGACACGTACACCAAG GTGATCATGGCTCAGATGGAGGTTTATGAGAAGAGTCTGAAAGAGGCTCAAAGGGGTCTGCTGAGGAAGGCTGAGTGGGGGGAGGCCATCCAGTCGGAGCCACAG aatTCCATATCCCCTGAAGCATCAGCTGGATCACCTCAGCCTTGTGTTTCTCGAAG GAGAGGTCTAAGACTGAGAGGCAGCAAAAGGAGCGAAGTTGCTGATTTTCTTccagaagaggaagaggagagaaaagatGAAGGAGAAGAGGAGCAGCAAGAGGAAGAGGGGAACAAGGAGAGTGATGAAGTGCAGATGGACACTGATGACTGTGAGGTTTGTCCAG aaactcaaCTGAGTGACAACAACAGCACAAAAGACCTGAGCTTGGGTGCTGATGCGGAAACACAGGTCAGCCCCCTGCTAGAA CCTTCACAGAAAGATCCTGAGCTGCCTGAGATCAAGATGATCCTCAGAGATGATTCTCCGATCAGAGACGAGTCTCAGGAGCCAGAACcaaatatgaaaa ACTCAAAAATAGAGGGAAACGTCTCAGGTCCCGGCGAAGATGCCGGAGGACAGACTGCACGAAGGGTAAAGAAAGTCAAGAGCAGAAAGAATCCAGAGGTGGAGAAGATGGAGGACCGAAGTCTTCAGAGATCAGAATGTCTTGAACTGGAAGCATCCATCATCCCTCACAGCCCTGAAGCCTCTGTCGACTGTCCCATCTGTCAGGGATCGTTTCCCGTGAATGAGATTGAGATGCATGCGGCGTACTGTGATGGAGAGGTGGCCATGGTCGACCAGAGGAGGCCTGAAAGTCAAGGTTTTCTAG ATTTACTGAAACCTCGTAGGAAGAGAATGAAGAGAACAGAGGTGGTATCGGAGGAAACCACCCAACCCTCTGATATTTGCAG GAACCAGGAGAAATGCTACATCTGTCAGAAATCTGTTCCTCTAAGAGATTACAGCCGACATACAGAGCTCTGCCTTCAGCGTGGGACAGTGAGCAGG AGGGGAAGTCTGTTGTCGGctctggagaaaacagaaagcagagacTCAG GTGCTGGAACATCAGGAGCCAAACCCCAACCTGA AGCAGTTATCGATCTGCGGGAcgatgatgaggaggatgaggaggttTCAGCGTACAGAATCAGTAACTCTCCCATCAGATCCTTCACTCCC
- the uimc1 gene encoding uncharacterized protein uimc1 isoform X2 → MRGRGRHSSSPSSATQQQSRMALRKKLAQNVSSDSQQDENTQEDIASTDTESRDEFSSLLRSTSLAREKRRRERKNHSRRKEMTEDEEMDLALQLSKQEASNTALRQQQEDENVMKAIQESMVNQTQPGLKSPNKHLLDGVPQSTGSRRKLSYSNGERMPEEGGMNSGAVGPGDEIITRRKKRRKQAGSPLMGIPELSQTQKVSSENSPSITEPVSAHLDSPQSSDSTDIEDSQLQMSPVFPLTGCRADVHVSRLNLDVVEACKSSGFVLYSQDSLISTQKSAQPRSPVFPQSNPIFCPKSPVFPGDDMGRERHLEQSPTFVKSPVFGRTADCSNHPACENTELSFSSQESSNPTVRSGSPQSPVFHKSPSGQSSFCKDPRRGQVERRDERSTSPAELQRTDQQLRASDRDQSPSGCRKDIKSGGCPTAECNRHSPKSEVNENCEGWTSAETELTSDMTLIWSEQEEDDITPVGSLSPVFPEEKAAVPADNQLGSSPNHVLTASQEPSGPDCSLKPQKCSSQPPTSALHPVSRQEEVRRASPQRGEPSDRQTIHYYWGVPFCPRGLDPDTYTKVIMAQMEVYEKSLKEAQRGLLRKAEWGEAIQSEPQNSISPEASAGSPQPCVSRRRGLRLRGSKRSEVADFLPEEEEERKDEGEEEQQEEEGNKESDEVQMDTDDCEVCPETQLSDNNSTKDLSLGADAETQVSPLLEPSQKDPELPEIKMILRDDSPIRDESQEPEPNMKNSKIEGNVSGPGEDAGGQTARRVKKVKSRKNPEVEKMEDRSLQRSECLELEASIIPHSPEASVDCPICQGSFPVNEIEMHAAYCDGEVAMVDQRRPESQGFLDLLKPRRKRMKRTEVVSEETTQPSDICRNQEKCYICQKSVPLRDYSRHTELCLQRGTVSRRGSLLSALEKTESRDSGAGTSGAKPQPEAVIDLRDDDEEDEEVSAYRISNSPIRSFTPISEATGCLIDFRKQQRPKKPSQKRR, encoded by the exons atgagaggaagaggaagacacTCTTCATCACCGTCGTCAG CGACACAGCAGCAGAGCAGGATGGCTCTGAGGAAGAAGCTGGCTCAGAACGTTTCCTCTGATAGCCAACAGGATGAAAACACCCAGGAGGACATAGCTTCTACCGACACAGAAAGCAGG GATGAGTTCTCGTCTTTGCTTCGGTCAACATCATTAGCACGAGAGAAACGCCGAAGGGAGAGGAAGAACCACTCCAGACGAAAAG AGATGACTGAGGATGAGGAGATGGACCTGGCGCTACAACTCAGCAAACAGGAAGCCAGCAACACAGCACTGAGACAGCAGCAGGAGGATGAGAATGTGATGAAGGCCATTCAGGAGAGC ATGGTCAACCAGACACAACCTGGTCTGAAGTCTCCAAATAAACATCTGCTTGATGGCGTCCCCCAGAGCACCGGCTCTCGACGAAAACTCTCATACTCTAACGGGGAGAGGATGCCAGAGGAGGGTGGCATGAACTCAG gagcTGTTGGACCAGGAGATGAAATTATTACCAGGAGAAAGAAGCGGAGAAAACAAGCTGGCAGTCCTCTAATGGGAATACCAGAATTGTCACAGACTCAGAAAGTTTCCTCTGAGAATTCTCCCAGTATCACAGAACCGGTCTCCGCTCATCTGGACTCTCCGCAG AGCTCCGACTCAACGGATATTGAAGACTCCCAGCTCCAGATGTCTCCAGTCTTCCCGCTGACCGGCTGCAGAGCGGATGTTCATGTCAGTCGCCTCAACCTGGATGTAGTGGAAGCCTGCAAGAGCTCTGGGTTTGTCTTGTATTCTCAGGACAGTTTGATTTCCACTCAAAAATCTGCTCAGCCCAGAAGCCCCGTGTTCCCCCAGAGTAACCCCATATTCTGTCCCAAAAGTCCTGTGTTCCCAGGAGATGACATGGGCCGTGAAAGACACCTGGAGCAGAGCCCCACATTTGTTAAGAGTCCAGTTTTTGGCAGGACTGCTGACTGCTCTAATCATCCTGCCTGTGAAAATACAGAGCTCAGCTTCTCCTCTCAGGAGAGTTCAAATCCCACTGTGAGGTCTGGCTCCCCCCAGAGCCCTGTGTTCCATAAAAGCCCCTCAGGACAGTCTTCATTCTGTAAAGATCCCCGCCGAGGGCAGGTGGAGCGGAGAGATGAGCGGTCAACAAGCCCCGCTGAACTGCAAAGGACCGACCAGCAGCTCCGAGCTTCTGACCGTGACCAGAGTCCTTCTGGCTGCAGGaag GACATAAAGTCTGGCGGCTGTCCAACTGCCGAGTGCAACAGACATTCGCCGAAGTCAG AGGTGAATGAAAACTGCGAAGGCTGGACTTCTGCAGAGACGGAGCTGACAAGCGACATGACGCTGATCTGGTcagaacaggaggaagatgataTTACG CCTGTTGGTTCTCTCAGCCCAGTCTTCCCTGAGGAGAAAGCTGCTGTTCCAGCAGACAATCAGTTGGGATCATCCCCGAATCATGTATTGACGGCTTCCCAAGAACCGTCCGGGCCAGACTGCAG CCTGAAACCCCAGAAATGTTCGTCACAGCCACCCACCTCGGCCTTGCATCCTGTGAGCAGACAGGAGGAGGTCCGCAGGGCGTCGCCCCAGCGTGGGGAGCCTTCAGACAGACAGACCATCCACTACTACTGGGGGGTTCCCTTCTGTCCAAGAGGCCTGGACCCAGACACGTACACCAAG GTGATCATGGCTCAGATGGAGGTTTATGAGAAGAGTCTGAAAGAGGCTCAAAGGGGTCTGCTGAGGAAGGCTGAGTGGGGGGAGGCCATCCAGTCGGAGCCACAG aatTCCATATCCCCTGAAGCATCAGCTGGATCACCTCAGCCTTGTGTTTCTCGAAG GAGAGGTCTAAGACTGAGAGGCAGCAAAAGGAGCGAAGTTGCTGATTTTCTTccagaagaggaagaggagagaaaagatGAAGGAGAAGAGGAGCAGCAAGAGGAAGAGGGGAACAAGGAGAGTGATGAAGTGCAGATGGACACTGATGACTGTGAGGTTTGTCCAG aaactcaaCTGAGTGACAACAACAGCACAAAAGACCTGAGCTTGGGTGCTGATGCGGAAACACAGGTCAGCCCCCTGCTAGAA CCTTCACAGAAAGATCCTGAGCTGCCTGAGATCAAGATGATCCTCAGAGATGATTCTCCGATCAGAGACGAGTCTCAGGAGCCAGAACcaaatatgaaaa ACTCAAAAATAGAGGGAAACGTCTCAGGTCCCGGCGAAGATGCCGGAGGACAGACTGCACGAAGGGTAAAGAAAGTCAAGAGCAGAAAGAATCCAGAGGTGGAGAAGATGGAGGACCGAAGTCTTCAGAGATCAGAATGTCTTGAACTGGAAGCATCCATCATCCCTCACAGCCCTGAAGCCTCTGTCGACTGTCCCATCTGTCAGGGATCGTTTCCCGTGAATGAGATTGAGATGCATGCGGCGTACTGTGATGGAGAGGTGGCCATGGTCGACCAGAGGAGGCCTGAAAGTCAAGGTTTTCTAG ATTTACTGAAACCTCGTAGGAAGAGAATGAAGAGAACAGAGGTGGTATCGGAGGAAACCACCCAACCCTCTGATATTTGCAG GAACCAGGAGAAATGCTACATCTGTCAGAAATCTGTTCCTCTAAGAGATTACAGCCGACATACAGAGCTCTGCCTTCAGCGTGGGACAGTGAGCAGG AGGGGAAGTCTGTTGTCGGctctggagaaaacagaaagcagagacTCAG GTGCTGGAACATCAGGAGCCAAACCCCAACCTGA AGCAGTTATCGATCTGCGGGAcgatgatgaggaggatgaggaggttTCAGCGTACAGAATCAGTAACTCTCCCATCAGATCCTTCACTCCC
- the uimc1 gene encoding uncharacterized protein uimc1 isoform X3, whose product MRGRGRHSSSPSSATQQQSRMALRKKLAQNVSSDSQQDENTQEDIASTDTESRDEFSSLLRSTSLAREKRRRERKNHSRRKEMTEDEEMDLALQLSKQEASNTALRQQQEDENVMKAIQESMVNQTQPGLKSPNKHLLDGVPQSTGSRRKLSYSNGERMPEEGGMNSGAVGPGDEIITRRKKRRKQAGSPLMGIPELSQTQKVSSENSPSITEPVSAHLDSPQSSDSTDIEDSQLQMSPVFPLTGCRADVHVSRLNLDVVEACKSSGFVLYSQDSLISTQKSAQPRSPVFPQSNPIFCPKSPVFPGDDMGRERHLEQSPTFVKSPVFGRTADCSNHPACENTELSFSSQESSNPTVRSGSPQSPVFHKSPSGQSSFCKDPRRGQVERRDERSTSPAELQRTDQQLRASDRDQSPSGCRKDIKSGGCPTAECNRHSPKSEEVNENCEGWTSAETELTSDMTLIWSEQEEDDITPVGSLSPVFPEEKAAVPADNQLGSSPNHVLTASQEPSGPDCSLKPQKCSSQPPTSALHPVSRQEEVRRASPQRGEPSDRQTIHYYWGVPFCPRGLDPDTYTKVIMAQMEVYEKSLKEAQRGLLRKAEWGEAIQSEPQNSISPEASAGSPQPCVSRRRGLRLRGSKRSEVADFLPEEEEERKDEGEEEQQEEEGNKESDEVQMDTDDCEVCPETQLSDNNSTKDLSLGADAETQPSQKDPELPEIKMILRDDSPIRDESQEPEPNMKNSKIEGNVSGPGEDAGGQTARRVKKVKSRKNPEVEKMEDRSLQRSECLELEASIIPHSPEASVDCPICQGSFPVNEIEMHAAYCDGEVAMVDQRRPESQGFLDLLKPRRKRMKRTEVVSEETTQPSDICRNQEKCYICQKSVPLRDYSRHTELCLQRGTVSRRGSLLSALEKTESRDSGAGTSGAKPQPEAVIDLRDDDEEDEEVSAYRISNSPIRSFTPISEATGCLIDFRKQQRPKKPSQKRR is encoded by the exons atgagaggaagaggaagacacTCTTCATCACCGTCGTCAG CGACACAGCAGCAGAGCAGGATGGCTCTGAGGAAGAAGCTGGCTCAGAACGTTTCCTCTGATAGCCAACAGGATGAAAACACCCAGGAGGACATAGCTTCTACCGACACAGAAAGCAGG GATGAGTTCTCGTCTTTGCTTCGGTCAACATCATTAGCACGAGAGAAACGCCGAAGGGAGAGGAAGAACCACTCCAGACGAAAAG AGATGACTGAGGATGAGGAGATGGACCTGGCGCTACAACTCAGCAAACAGGAAGCCAGCAACACAGCACTGAGACAGCAGCAGGAGGATGAGAATGTGATGAAGGCCATTCAGGAGAGC ATGGTCAACCAGACACAACCTGGTCTGAAGTCTCCAAATAAACATCTGCTTGATGGCGTCCCCCAGAGCACCGGCTCTCGACGAAAACTCTCATACTCTAACGGGGAGAGGATGCCAGAGGAGGGTGGCATGAACTCAG gagcTGTTGGACCAGGAGATGAAATTATTACCAGGAGAAAGAAGCGGAGAAAACAAGCTGGCAGTCCTCTAATGGGAATACCAGAATTGTCACAGACTCAGAAAGTTTCCTCTGAGAATTCTCCCAGTATCACAGAACCGGTCTCCGCTCATCTGGACTCTCCGCAG AGCTCCGACTCAACGGATATTGAAGACTCCCAGCTCCAGATGTCTCCAGTCTTCCCGCTGACCGGCTGCAGAGCGGATGTTCATGTCAGTCGCCTCAACCTGGATGTAGTGGAAGCCTGCAAGAGCTCTGGGTTTGTCTTGTATTCTCAGGACAGTTTGATTTCCACTCAAAAATCTGCTCAGCCCAGAAGCCCCGTGTTCCCCCAGAGTAACCCCATATTCTGTCCCAAAAGTCCTGTGTTCCCAGGAGATGACATGGGCCGTGAAAGACACCTGGAGCAGAGCCCCACATTTGTTAAGAGTCCAGTTTTTGGCAGGACTGCTGACTGCTCTAATCATCCTGCCTGTGAAAATACAGAGCTCAGCTTCTCCTCTCAGGAGAGTTCAAATCCCACTGTGAGGTCTGGCTCCCCCCAGAGCCCTGTGTTCCATAAAAGCCCCTCAGGACAGTCTTCATTCTGTAAAGATCCCCGCCGAGGGCAGGTGGAGCGGAGAGATGAGCGGTCAACAAGCCCCGCTGAACTGCAAAGGACCGACCAGCAGCTCCGAGCTTCTGACCGTGACCAGAGTCCTTCTGGCTGCAGGaag GACATAAAGTCTGGCGGCTGTCCAACTGCCGAGTGCAACAGACATTCGCCGAAGTCAG AAGAGGTGAATGAAAACTGCGAAGGCTGGACTTCTGCAGAGACGGAGCTGACAAGCGACATGACGCTGATCTGGTcagaacaggaggaagatgataTTACG CCTGTTGGTTCTCTCAGCCCAGTCTTCCCTGAGGAGAAAGCTGCTGTTCCAGCAGACAATCAGTTGGGATCATCCCCGAATCATGTATTGACGGCTTCCCAAGAACCGTCCGGGCCAGACTGCAG CCTGAAACCCCAGAAATGTTCGTCACAGCCACCCACCTCGGCCTTGCATCCTGTGAGCAGACAGGAGGAGGTCCGCAGGGCGTCGCCCCAGCGTGGGGAGCCTTCAGACAGACAGACCATCCACTACTACTGGGGGGTTCCCTTCTGTCCAAGAGGCCTGGACCCAGACACGTACACCAAG GTGATCATGGCTCAGATGGAGGTTTATGAGAAGAGTCTGAAAGAGGCTCAAAGGGGTCTGCTGAGGAAGGCTGAGTGGGGGGAGGCCATCCAGTCGGAGCCACAG aatTCCATATCCCCTGAAGCATCAGCTGGATCACCTCAGCCTTGTGTTTCTCGAAG GAGAGGTCTAAGACTGAGAGGCAGCAAAAGGAGCGAAGTTGCTGATTTTCTTccagaagaggaagaggagagaaaagatGAAGGAGAAGAGGAGCAGCAAGAGGAAGAGGGGAACAAGGAGAGTGATGAAGTGCAGATGGACACTGATGACTGTGAGGTTTGTCCAG aaactcaaCTGAGTGACAACAACAGCACAAAAGACCTGAGCTTGGGTGCTGATGCGGAAACACAG CCTTCACAGAAAGATCCTGAGCTGCCTGAGATCAAGATGATCCTCAGAGATGATTCTCCGATCAGAGACGAGTCTCAGGAGCCAGAACcaaatatgaaaa ACTCAAAAATAGAGGGAAACGTCTCAGGTCCCGGCGAAGATGCCGGAGGACAGACTGCACGAAGGGTAAAGAAAGTCAAGAGCAGAAAGAATCCAGAGGTGGAGAAGATGGAGGACCGAAGTCTTCAGAGATCAGAATGTCTTGAACTGGAAGCATCCATCATCCCTCACAGCCCTGAAGCCTCTGTCGACTGTCCCATCTGTCAGGGATCGTTTCCCGTGAATGAGATTGAGATGCATGCGGCGTACTGTGATGGAGAGGTGGCCATGGTCGACCAGAGGAGGCCTGAAAGTCAAGGTTTTCTAG ATTTACTGAAACCTCGTAGGAAGAGAATGAAGAGAACAGAGGTGGTATCGGAGGAAACCACCCAACCCTCTGATATTTGCAG GAACCAGGAGAAATGCTACATCTGTCAGAAATCTGTTCCTCTAAGAGATTACAGCCGACATACAGAGCTCTGCCTTCAGCGTGGGACAGTGAGCAGG AGGGGAAGTCTGTTGTCGGctctggagaaaacagaaagcagagacTCAG GTGCTGGAACATCAGGAGCCAAACCCCAACCTGA AGCAGTTATCGATCTGCGGGAcgatgatgaggaggatgaggaggttTCAGCGTACAGAATCAGTAACTCTCCCATCAGATCCTTCACTCCC